The genome window CGCTGCTATGCAGCGCTACCGAGCTGGCGGAAAGTGTAAGCTAGTTGCTTATGATTATTTTTGGTTGCGACGACGAACGATAAGTTTGTCAGATTTCGCTTTCTTGTTACGAGTTTTAAGACCAAGCGCAGGTTTACCCCAAGGAGTAGATGGCGCTTTACGTCCAACTGGTGCTTTACCTTCACCACCACCGTGTGGGTGATCGTTCGGGTTCATTACAGAACCGCGAACTGTAGGGCGAACACCTTTCCAGCGGTTACGTCCCGCTTTACCAAGGTTAACAAGTCCATGTTGTTCATTTCCGACAACACCAACTGTAGCACGGCAAGTTCCAAGAATCATACGAACTTCGCCTGATTGAAGACGAACAAGTACATATTTACCTTCAGAACCCAATACTTGAGCAGAAGCTCCAGCAGCACGTACCAATTCTCCACCTTTACCAGGTTTCAATTCGATGTTGTGGATCAAAGTACCAACTGGGATGTTAGCAAGTGGAAGAGCATTTCCGACTTTGATATCTGCTTCTGGTCCTGATACGATGCGTTGACCTACTTCAAGACCTTTAGGGGCAATGATGTAAGCTTTCACACCGTCAGTGTAGTGTACAAGCGCGATGTTAGCTGAGCGGTTTGGATCGTATTCGATCGTTTTAACGACTGCTTCAACTCCATCTTTGTTACGTTTGAAATCGATCAAACGGTAATGACGTTTGTGTCCACCACCTTGGTGACGAACAGTGATACGACCGTTGTTGTTACGACCTGCTTTGTTTTTAAGAGAAACAAGCAAAGTTTTCTCAGGTGTGTTTGTTGTGATTTCAGCGAAATCCAAAGAAGTCATATTACGGCGACCGTTTGTTGTTGGTTTATAAACACGAATTCCCACGATATTTCCTCCTTAGATTATTCAGCTTCAGTAGCAAACAACTCGATTGCTTTAGAATCAGCTGCAAGCGTGATGATAGCTTTTTTAGTTTTTGAAGTAAAACCAGTGTAACGTCCAACGCGTTTTGCTTTAGGTTTTACGTTTACAGTGTTCACATTCGCAACTTTTACACCTTCAAACGCAGCTTCAACAGCTTGTTTGATCAAAAGTTTGTGAGCGCGAGTGTCAACTTCGAATACATATTTGCCTGCTTCAAGTTGAGCCATTGACTTTTCAGTGATAACAGGTTTTTTGATAACATCATACAAATTCATTATGCAAGAACCTCCTCGATTTTAGAGATAGCTGCTTGAGTAACAAGAAGTTTGTCACTATTTGCGATGTCAAGAACACTTGCAGTTGTAGCAGTCGCAACTTTCACGTTTGGAAGGTTACGAGCTGAAAGAGCTGCGAATTCATTTCCTTCTTCAAGAATAACAAGGACTTTAGAATCGATGCTCAAAGCTGCAAGAACTTTTGCAAATTCAGCAGTTTTTGGAGCTGTAAATTCAAGAGAATCAACGGCTACAAATTTGTTTTCAGCAACTTTTTCTGAGTAAACAGATTTAAGTGCAAGGCGACGAACTTTTTGAGGAAGTTTGTACGCATAGCTACGTGGAGTTGGTCCGAAGACGATTCCACCACCACGCCATTGTGGAGAGCGGATAGAACCTTGACGAGCACGTCCAGTTCCTTTTTGACGCCATGGTTTGCGTCCGCCACCTGAAACGGCTGAACGGTTTTTAACTGCGTGAGTCCCTTGACGAAGGCTAGCACGTTGGCTGATGATTACATCAAATACAACTGCTTGGTTTGGTTCGATACCAAAGATCGCATCGTTAAGAACAACTTCGCCCGCTTGTTTACCAGTTTGGTCGAATAATGTTACATTTGCCATTTTGACTGTATTCCCCTTTCCTTATTATTTACCAGCTTTAACTGCTGACTTGATAGTGATAAGAGATTTCTTAGCACCTGGTACGTTACCTTTAATAAGGATAACGTTCTTTTCTGGAACAACTTGTACAACTTCAAGGTTTTGAATCGTTACACGATCGCCACCCATGCGTCCTGCAAGGTTTTTACCTTTGAATACGCGGTTAGGTGCAACAGGTCCCATAGAACCTGGACGACGGTGGTAACGAGAACCGTGAGCCATAGGTCCACGTGATTGCCCGTGGCGTTTGATAACACCTTGGAAACCTTTACCTTTAGAAGTACCAGTTACATCAACAATGTCTCCAGCTTCGAAAGTGTCAACTGTGATTTCAGCACCAACTTCCAAGCCTTCAACGTTTTTGAATTCACGAATGAAGCGCTTAGGAGCCGTGTTAGCTTTTGCTACATGTCCTTTAGCAGGTTTGTTGCTCAATACTTCGCGTTTGTCATCGAAACCAACTTGGATAGCGTTGTAACCATCTGTTTCAACAGTTTTAACTTGAAGAACAACGTTTGGAGTTGCTTCGATAACTGTTACAGGGATCAATTCGCCAGCTTCAGTGAAGATTTGAGTCATTCCCACTTTTTTCCCTAAGATTCCTTTTGTCATGAGAAAATAGTTCCTTTTCTATAGTTTTTTATTCAAAAAGTTTTTAACGAGCGTTTTTTATGCTCTGGATCAAGCTTTAGATTAAAGTTTGATTTCTACGTTTACACCACTTGGAAGATCCAATTTCATCAAAGCGTCAACTGTTTTTTGAGTTGGGTTGATGATATCGATCAAACGTTTGTGTGTACGCATTTCGAATTGTTCGCGAGAATCTTTGTATTTGTGAGTCGCACGAATGATTGTGTAGAGGCTACGCTCAGTTGGAAGTGGGATTGGACCCGCAACTTGTGCACCTGTACGAGTAGCTGATTCTACGATTTTTGCAGCCGCTGTGTCGAGTGTACGGTGTTCGTACGCTTTCAAACGGATGCGGATTTTTTTGTTTGCCATCTTTTTCTCCTTTTCGTCTATTTAAGATAATAGGCTAGCTCCACAAGAAAACCGACGCGCGTTGCGTGGCAATGCAACCGAGCGTGTCGCAACCTCTTGCATCAAAGCTAATAGCTGTTTTTCACAGCACCATAGTAGTTTAACACAAACAAAGGCCCAATGCAAGGGATTTGAGAAGATTTTTTTCGTTTTTTTGATGAAAGTGTTTTCGAAAGAAATAGAGTGCTAAAAAAGTTGCTATTATATAGGAAAAAGGGAGCGAGACAGAACAAATTTATATCCAATTTGTTCGTCGTCTCGCCCCCGCACAGTTGATTAGGTTATCTTTGGAGCTTAACAAGCGAACAAAGATACCAATCAACTACTGCGTCTAGCAGTTATTCCTATTATTCTCAGATGGATGTAGTCTTTTTTCTTCCTATTTATCTATTTCTAGAAATTCCGTCCTGATTTGTTATAGCCATATTTTT of Streptococcus sp. S5 contains these proteins:
- the rplC gene encoding 50S ribosomal protein L3; the encoded protein is MTKGILGKKVGMTQIFTEAGELIPVTVIEATPNVVLQVKTVETDGYNAIQVGFDDKREVLSNKPAKGHVAKANTAPKRFIREFKNVEGLEVGAEITVDTFEAGDIVDVTGTSKGKGFQGVIKRHGQSRGPMAHGSRYHRRPGSMGPVAPNRVFKGKNLAGRMGGDRVTIQNLEVVQVVPEKNVILIKGNVPGAKKSLITIKSAVKAGK
- a CDS encoding 50S ribosomal protein L23, whose protein sequence is MNLYDVIKKPVITEKSMAQLEAGKYVFEVDTRAHKLLIKQAVEAAFEGVKVANVNTVNVKPKAKRVGRYTGFTSKTKKAIITLAADSKAIELFATEAE
- the rplB gene encoding 50S ribosomal protein L2 — translated: MGIRVYKPTTNGRRNMTSLDFAEITTNTPEKTLLVSLKNKAGRNNNGRITVRHQGGGHKRHYRLIDFKRNKDGVEAVVKTIEYDPNRSANIALVHYTDGVKAYIIAPKGLEVGQRIVSGPEADIKVGNALPLANIPVGTLIHNIELKPGKGGELVRAAGASAQVLGSEGKYVLVRLQSGEVRMILGTCRATVGVVGNEQHGLVNLGKAGRNRWKGVRPTVRGSVMNPNDHPHGGGEGKAPVGRKAPSTPWGKPALGLKTRNKKAKSDKLIVRRRNQK
- the rplD gene encoding 50S ribosomal protein L4 is translated as MANVTLFDQTGKQAGEVVLNDAIFGIEPNQAVVFDVIISQRASLRQGTHAVKNRSAVSGGGRKPWRQKGTGRARQGSIRSPQWRGGGIVFGPTPRSYAYKLPQKVRRLALKSVYSEKVAENKFVAVDSLEFTAPKTAEFAKVLAALSIDSKVLVILEEGNEFAALSARNLPNVKVATATTASVLDIANSDKLLVTQAAISKIEEVLA
- the rpsJ gene encoding 30S ribosomal protein S10, yielding MANKKIRIRLKAYEHRTLDTAAAKIVESATRTGAQVAGPIPLPTERSLYTIIRATHKYKDSREQFEMRTHKRLIDIINPTQKTVDALMKLDLPSGVNVEIKL